A DNA window from Paenarthrobacter aurescens TC1 contains the following coding sequences:
- a CDS encoding hypothetical protein (identified by Glimmer2; putative): MPAPPMVVPGRRRQLELLRSWSGWALTSILLEPAEVAHVRDGGWACSHHRDQDTGERIVGTHGGLGFGVDESWRNPREVIPWSQIEEIAREVPADVRDELIEFRARWRAHQSAYPRFTASAAAVGCGPIIPGEPLTPRQQAYVREHEEFEASGVLPAWEQQKTALESERLGLHDQALRAKSVEEAGDLLELLDDQQLGQPLAAAPAGELLRQTAGRATALGDPDESCGAAAPRPGLFPPNPQPQSRDELSPGTRIASPRSGVSR; this comes from the coding sequence ATGCCAGCTCCGCCGATGGTCGTGCCGGGTCGTCGGCGCCAACTCGAACTCCTGAGGTCGTGGTCGGGCTGGGCTCTCACCTCGATCCTCCTCGAGCCCGCCGAGGTGGCCCATGTCCGTGACGGTGGCTGGGCTTGCAGTCACCACCGCGACCAGGACACGGGGGAGCGGATTGTCGGGACACACGGCGGGCTGGGGTTCGGCGTCGACGAGTCTTGGCGCAACCCACGCGAGGTGATCCCCTGGTCGCAGATCGAGGAGATTGCCCGGGAGGTGCCCGCCGACGTCCGCGATGAGCTGATCGAGTTCCGGGCGAGGTGGCGAGCCCACCAGTCGGCCTACCCGCGGTTCACGGCCAGTGCGGCCGCGGTCGGATGCGGTCCGATCATCCCCGGCGAGCCGCTTACGCCTCGCCAGCAGGCGTACGTGCGCGAGCACGAAGAGTTCGAGGCCAGTGGCGTGCTGCCAGCGTGGGAGCAGCAGAAGACGGCGCTCGAGTCCGAGCGCCTCGGGCTGCACGACCAGGCCCTCCGCGCCAAATCGGTCGAGGAGGCCGGCGACCTCCTCGAGCTCCTCGACGATCAGCAGCTCGGCCAGCCCCTCGCGGCGGCTCCGGCCGGCGAGCTCTTGAGACAGACGGCGGGTCGCGCCACGGCGCTAGGAGACCCGGACGAGAGCTGCGGCGCGGCCGCACCCCGTCCAGGCCTGTTCCCGCCCAACCCGCAGCCGCAGAGTCGAGACGAGCTGAGTCCGGGGACCCGGATTGCTTCTCCGCGATCGGGAGTGAGCCGATGA
- a CDS encoding Thermonuclease family protein (identified by similarity to SP:P00644; match to protein family HMM PF00565) — MIASKPVRLLSLAIVALVVVTGVRAVVGGFAFGGELLDATPGRSDGPGQRTAGVVAYVLDGDTVQVTTEDGRNVRVRFLGISAPEIPHPGKPGECYGFAATRHLKKLVPAGTRVTLVSDPTQDDVDAYGRWLRYVQAFGRDVGAAQIRAGAATARDSSAPVSRHAAYVELEEAARGRGAGMWASCR; from the coding sequence ATGATCGCGAGCAAGCCCGTCCGGCTGCTGTCCCTGGCGATCGTCGCCCTGGTCGTCGTCACCGGTGTCCGGGCGGTCGTCGGCGGCTTCGCCTTCGGCGGCGAGCTGCTCGACGCCACCCCGGGCCGCTCGGACGGCCCCGGGCAGCGCACCGCCGGTGTGGTGGCGTACGTCCTCGACGGCGACACCGTCCAGGTGACCACGGAGGACGGTCGTAACGTCCGAGTGCGGTTCCTCGGGATCAGCGCTCCCGAGATCCCGCATCCCGGCAAGCCTGGGGAGTGCTACGGGTTCGCGGCCACCCGGCACCTCAAGAAGCTGGTGCCGGCTGGCACTCGGGTGACGCTCGTGAGCGATCCCACGCAGGACGACGTCGACGCCTACGGCCGATGGCTTCGGTACGTGCAGGCCTTCGGTCGTGACGTCGGAGCCGCTCAGATCCGCGCCGGCGCGGCCACCGCGCGCGACAGCTCTGCGCCGGTCAGTCGCCACGCCGCCTACGTCGAGCTCGAGGAGGCGGCGCGCGGCCGCGGTGCCGGGATGTGGGCGTCGTGTCGCTGA
- the trzN gene encoding triazine hydrolase (identified by similarity to GB:AAL39016.1; match to protein family HMM PF01979; match to protein family HMM PF07969): protein MILIRGLTRVITFDDQERELEDADILIDGPKIVAVGKDLSDRSVSRTIDGRGMIALPGLINSHQHLYEGAMRAIPQLERVTMASWLEGVLTRSAGWWRDGKFGPDVIREVARAVLLESLLGGITTVADQHLFFPGATADSYIDATIEAATDLGIRFHAARSSMTLGKSEGGFCDDLFVEPVDRVVQHCLGLIDQYHEPEPFGMVRIALGPCGVPYDKPELFEAFAQMAADYDVRLHTHFYEPLDAGMSDHLYGMTPWRFLEKHGWASDRVWLAHAVVPPREEIPEFADAGVAIAHLIAPDLRMGWGLAPIREYLDAGITVGFGTTGSASNDGGNLLGDLRLAALAHRPADPNEPEKWLSARELLRMATRGSAECLGRPDLGVLEEGRAADIACWRLDGVDRVGVHDPAIGLIMTGLSDRASLVVVNGQVLVENERPVLADLERIVANTTALIPKNL from the coding sequence ATGATCCTGATCCGCGGACTGACACGTGTCATCACTTTCGACGATCAAGAACGCGAGTTGGAAGACGCCGACATTCTGATCGACGGGCCGAAGATCGTCGCCGTCGGAAAGGACCTGTCGGATCGCAGCGTTTCACGGACAATCGACGGGCGTGGAATGATTGCGCTGCCAGGTCTCATCAACTCGCACCAGCACCTGTACGAAGGCGCAATGCGGGCGATTCCCCAACTCGAGCGGGTCACGATGGCCAGTTGGCTCGAAGGCGTCCTGACCAGAAGCGCAGGATGGTGGCGCGACGGGAAGTTCGGTCCAGATGTCATCCGGGAGGTTGCGCGCGCCGTCCTCCTCGAGTCGCTCCTCGGTGGCATCACCACGGTCGCCGACCAGCACCTATTCTTCCCCGGTGCCACGGCCGATAGCTATATCGACGCAACCATCGAGGCCGCCACCGACCTCGGGATCCGGTTCCATGCGGCAAGGTCATCGATGACGCTCGGCAAGAGCGAAGGTGGCTTCTGCGACGACCTGTTCGTCGAGCCCGTCGACAGAGTCGTCCAGCACTGTCTGGGTCTCATCGACCAGTACCACGAGCCGGAACCGTTTGGAATGGTTCGAATCGCTCTTGGACCCTGCGGCGTCCCCTACGACAAGCCCGAACTCTTCGAAGCGTTCGCACAGATGGCGGCGGACTACGACGTGCGCCTCCACACCCACTTCTACGAACCGCTCGACGCGGGAATGAGCGACCACCTCTACGGTATGACGCCGTGGCGTTTCCTTGAGAAGCACGGCTGGGCCAGCGACCGAGTATGGCTGGCTCACGCTGTGGTACCTCCACGGGAGGAGATCCCCGAGTTCGCCGACGCAGGCGTCGCGATCGCGCATCTCATTGCGCCGGACCTTCGGATGGGCTGGGGACTCGCGCCTATCCGGGAATACCTCGACGCCGGAATCACGGTTGGGTTTGGAACGACCGGGTCCGCCAGCAACGATGGCGGGAACCTGCTTGGCGATCTGCGCCTGGCTGCGCTGGCGCACCGCCCCGCTGACCCCAACGAGCCCGAGAAGTGGCTGTCGGCACGCGAGCTGCTCCGAATGGCAACCAGGGGATCAGCGGAGTGCCTCGGCAGGCCCGACCTGGGCGTCCTCGAGGAGGGTCGTGCTGCGGACATCGCCTGTTGGCGCCTCGATGGAGTCGACCGGGTTGGTGTGCACGACCCGGCGATCGGCCTGATCATGACTGGTCTTTCAGACCGGGCAAGCCTGGTGGTCGTGAATGGTCAGGTGCTCGTCGAGAACGAACGACCCGTTCTGGCAGATCTCGAACGCATCGTCGCGAATACGACAGCACTCATTCCCAAGAACTTGTAG
- a CDS encoding putative Large ATP-binding protein: protein MASSGSYQYLYERLGDKRFQQLCAALVLDRYPNVSVFPVGEKDGGRDMVSGTGENRTILQVKWSGNRAKKSASWLKSAVNGEAANIKRLVAEGCKQYVLMTNVEGSAAPGSGTRDQIEKVLDDLGKQYGIPMSCVWAADLDAWVTNSPWEIRATYLEMLAGSDLLLALLDAKSLEERERRERDILVTFVATHWDRDKRVKFRQVDLASDLLTDLFVDVTAHRARSPRNTTLPSIDIGGLAHHLLDPAAPPLALIEGVPGQGKSTIAQYVCQVHRAGFIGRDQLADRKESLPADEAAELRVAIRIDLADYAEWIGGHDPYASTDSAKKPRQRTKIGLERFLVAHFEHAAPGHELGVDDVRAILDRFPTQVFLDGLDEVASASLRETVVREIDEFTSRWAQARPGNMRIVVTTRPNASGLAEPAPDIFERLVLQPLSEATKKRYLRRWAAAQHIDGSDRRTLERVFGERTAAPHVAQLAANPMQLTILLHLIRTKGESLPTARTSLYRSYMDLFLERESTKSKTVLDNRPDLEEATSFIGWLMQALTEVDASSTRLPAQRIVREIRMYLAGVEKTNSPVQDLFDAMRDRVWVLTSKQSGTYEFDVQSIREFFAARFLYEFAEGDEQGYEPEAALVELLPRAYWANTARFLGGHFQRREVPSLAEAIEERFKDLTGARQLRTTVWSLLCDGIFTERTASQRRVAELFADDLSVRFLAPEVSEGGSLPELPADFGGRDLAGRLREAITRDVGSPLTRARATVAAAVGDPGDFNIWWSSEVGKSVGTDREAQWLAVGRPLASGQGLPRTTVEALRLDSAAAARGALESGVSPADGTHQAQRLLAWTLDGHCSDVAPKGTSEAADLLRVVAPHVLLAMASDQSAAGPLNLGGHHVPGVSQSHRTAALKRLAERHGSDLVQSSLRIKKGESGTTSRWVNTARALTDVYGRPTWLATEIAAVAAALPEAKVRTGGNRTKDAPCFGSDMDYGQWLPAIRVNRGRRGWWTEQLTCCTEPHAKATWVIGLLVAGDEAVISALLDTIAHSARDLPAEYLEALVASSSRIAASGIARAVTLTNIPDETDPVVRLLLAHYAKDPAPVLGEDPEVIRRIARFPVGGWPAARLAADLTASAPTAESLALVEEFGVGPTEPLAIHFDLPRDSAEHVLANPARYTTPWLAAADRSLYNGVYDRPLKTHADTNWGI, encoded by the coding sequence GTGGCAAGTTCGGGTTCGTACCAGTACCTCTATGAGCGTCTTGGCGACAAGCGCTTCCAGCAGTTGTGCGCAGCGCTAGTGCTTGACCGGTACCCGAACGTGTCGGTGTTTCCCGTCGGCGAGAAGGACGGTGGCCGGGACATGGTCTCGGGAACCGGCGAGAACAGGACAATCCTTCAGGTCAAGTGGTCCGGCAACCGGGCCAAGAAGTCGGCCTCGTGGTTGAAGTCGGCAGTGAACGGCGAGGCCGCGAACATCAAGCGCCTCGTGGCTGAGGGCTGCAAGCAGTACGTGCTGATGACGAACGTCGAAGGCAGCGCGGCTCCGGGGAGCGGTACACGGGACCAGATCGAGAAGGTTCTTGACGATTTGGGCAAGCAGTACGGCATCCCGATGTCGTGCGTGTGGGCGGCGGACCTAGACGCCTGGGTCACGAATTCGCCCTGGGAGATCAGGGCCACCTACTTGGAGATGCTGGCGGGCTCCGACCTGCTGCTCGCTCTGCTCGACGCCAAGTCGTTGGAAGAGCGCGAGAGGCGGGAACGCGACATCCTCGTCACTTTCGTCGCCACCCACTGGGACCGTGACAAGAGGGTGAAGTTCCGTCAGGTCGACCTCGCTTCCGACCTACTCACCGATCTGTTCGTCGACGTCACCGCGCACAGGGCCCGCAGTCCGCGGAACACGACTCTGCCCAGCATCGATATCGGCGGGCTGGCTCATCACCTCCTGGATCCAGCGGCACCGCCCCTTGCGCTAATCGAGGGAGTGCCGGGGCAGGGCAAGTCGACGATCGCTCAATACGTGTGCCAAGTGCACCGGGCCGGCTTCATCGGGCGCGACCAGCTCGCCGACCGCAAGGAGTCGCTGCCAGCCGATGAGGCGGCGGAGCTCCGGGTCGCCATCCGTATCGACCTTGCCGACTATGCCGAGTGGATCGGTGGCCATGATCCCTACGCGAGCACCGACAGCGCGAAGAAGCCAAGGCAGCGCACCAAGATCGGCCTGGAACGGTTTCTGGTTGCTCACTTCGAGCACGCGGCACCCGGGCATGAACTCGGCGTTGACGACGTCCGCGCGATCTTGGACAGGTTCCCCACTCAGGTCTTCCTCGACGGGCTCGATGAGGTCGCATCCGCGAGCCTGCGCGAAACGGTGGTCCGCGAGATCGACGAGTTCACGTCTAGGTGGGCTCAGGCACGGCCGGGGAACATGCGGATCGTCGTCACCACCCGTCCGAACGCATCCGGCCTGGCCGAACCTGCTCCGGACATCTTCGAACGACTGGTACTCCAGCCGCTCAGCGAGGCCACGAAGAAGAGGTACCTGCGCCGGTGGGCCGCGGCCCAGCACATCGATGGGTCGGACCGGCGCACCCTGGAGCGAGTCTTCGGCGAGCGTACGGCCGCCCCGCATGTCGCGCAGCTGGCCGCGAACCCGATGCAGCTGACGATCCTGCTGCACCTGATCCGGACCAAGGGCGAGTCCCTCCCCACCGCTCGCACGAGCCTCTACCGGTCATACATGGACCTGTTCCTGGAGCGAGAATCGACGAAGTCGAAGACGGTCCTGGACAACCGGCCAGATCTGGAGGAAGCCACCTCGTTTATCGGCTGGCTGATGCAGGCACTCACCGAGGTCGACGCCTCGTCCACCCGGTTACCCGCGCAGCGGATCGTCCGTGAGATCAGGATGTACCTCGCCGGCGTCGAGAAGACAAACTCACCGGTCCAGGATTTGTTCGACGCGATGCGGGACCGGGTGTGGGTCCTGACCAGCAAGCAGTCCGGCACCTATGAGTTCGACGTGCAGTCGATCCGCGAGTTCTTCGCGGCGCGGTTCCTTTACGAGTTCGCCGAGGGTGACGAGCAGGGCTACGAGCCCGAGGCCGCGCTTGTCGAGCTGCTTCCGCGCGCGTACTGGGCGAACACGGCCCGGTTCCTGGGCGGTCACTTTCAGCGCCGCGAGGTTCCGAGCCTCGCCGAGGCGATCGAGGAGCGATTTAAGGACCTCACAGGGGCGCGGCAGCTGCGGACGACCGTGTGGAGCCTGTTGTGCGACGGGATCTTCACGGAGCGGACGGCAAGCCAGCGGCGTGTGGCCGAGTTGTTCGCCGATGACTTGTCTGTTCGTTTCCTCGCCCCTGAAGTCAGCGAAGGCGGCAGCCTGCCGGAGCTCCCGGCTGACTTTGGAGGTCGTGACCTCGCGGGCCGCCTTCGGGAAGCGATCACGCGGGATGTTGGCTCCCCGTTGACCAGGGCTCGGGCGACGGTCGCAGCCGCGGTCGGAGATCCTGGCGACTTCAACATCTGGTGGTCATCCGAGGTGGGCAAGTCGGTCGGTACGGACCGGGAGGCCCAGTGGCTCGCGGTTGGTCGCCCGCTGGCTTCCGGACAGGGCCTTCCGCGGACCACAGTCGAGGCTCTGAGGCTGGACTCGGCCGCGGCTGCCCGCGGCGCGCTGGAGTCCGGCGTCTCGCCGGCCGACGGGACACACCAGGCCCAACGGCTGTTGGCGTGGACCTTGGACGGCCACTGCTCTGACGTGGCGCCGAAGGGTACGAGCGAGGCCGCGGACCTGCTGCGCGTCGTGGCACCCCACGTGCTGTTAGCAATGGCGAGCGACCAGTCGGCGGCCGGGCCGCTCAATCTCGGCGGGCATCACGTCCCCGGAGTGAGCCAGAGCCATCGGACTGCGGCGTTGAAGCGGCTCGCTGAGCGTCACGGCAGCGACCTCGTGCAGTCGTCACTGCGGATCAAGAAGGGTGAGTCCGGCACGACCAGCCGGTGGGTGAACACGGCCCGAGCGCTCACTGATGTCTACGGCCGTCCGACGTGGCTGGCCACCGAGATCGCAGCCGTGGCAGCGGCACTCCCCGAGGCCAAGGTCCGGACTGGAGGCAACCGCACGAAGGACGCGCCTTGCTTCGGAAGCGACATGGACTACGGCCAGTGGCTGCCCGCGATCCGGGTGAACCGGGGCAGGCGCGGCTGGTGGACGGAGCAGCTCACCTGCTGCACTGAGCCGCACGCCAAAGCGACATGGGTCATCGGCCTCCTTGTCGCGGGAGATGAAGCCGTGATTTCAGCGCTGTTGGACACGATCGCCCACTCCGCCAGAGACCTGCCAGCCGAGTACCTGGAGGCGTTAGTGGCGTCGAGCAGTCGAATCGCGGCGTCCGGGATCGCGCGGGCGGTCACGTTAACGAACATCCCCGACGAAACAGACCCCGTGGTCAGGCTCCTGCTCGCGCACTATGCGAAGGATCCCGCGCCGGTCCTCGGAGAGGACCCCGAGGTGATCCGGCGGATCGCTCG